One Cellulomonas soli DNA window includes the following coding sequences:
- a CDS encoding class II glutamine amidotransferase, with amino-acid sequence MCRWLAYTGSPVLVEDLLYKPANSLVMQSLHSHLGAEPTNGDGFGVGWYDDHSPVPGLFRSTEPAWNDQNLRELSAHARARVVLAHIRASSGSAVQQTNCHPFRHGPWLWMHNGVLSDFHAYKRDLVLAVDPELFPLIAGSTDSEVLFYLALTFGLEQDPPAAVARAVGFVEAAAARKHVPFPVQMTVCTTDGQRLWAFRYSSEGRSRSLFHSTDVAVLREQYPDNPTLHELSDSARLVVSEPLGDLRGAWREVPESTCVRIEQGREELTPFAPVAAATA; translated from the coding sequence ATGTGTCGATGGCTCGCGTACACCGGATCACCCGTCCTCGTGGAGGACCTGCTGTACAAGCCGGCGAACTCCCTCGTCATGCAGTCGCTGCACAGCCACCTCGGGGCCGAGCCCACCAACGGGGACGGTTTCGGCGTCGGCTGGTACGACGACCACTCCCCCGTGCCCGGGCTGTTCCGCAGCACCGAACCGGCGTGGAACGACCAGAACCTGCGCGAGCTGTCCGCGCACGCCCGGGCGCGGGTCGTCCTCGCGCACATCCGGGCGTCCAGCGGCTCGGCCGTGCAGCAGACCAACTGCCACCCGTTCCGGCACGGACCGTGGCTGTGGATGCACAACGGGGTGCTGTCCGACTTCCACGCCTACAAGCGCGACCTGGTGCTGGCCGTCGACCCGGAGCTGTTCCCGCTCATCGCGGGGTCGACGGACTCCGAGGTGCTCTTCTACCTGGCCCTGACGTTCGGGCTCGAGCAGGACCCGCCCGCCGCGGTGGCCCGTGCGGTCGGGTTCGTGGAGGCGGCCGCCGCCCGCAAGCACGTGCCGTTCCCCGTGCAGATGACGGTGTGCACGACCGACGGGCAGCGGCTGTGGGCGTTCCGCTACTCCAGCGAGGGCCGCTCGCGCTCGCTGTTCCACAGCACCGACGTGGCCGTGCTGCGCGAGCAGTACCCCGACAACCCGACGCTGCACGAGCTGTCGGACAGCGCGCGGCTCGTGGTCTCCGAACCGCTCGGCGACCTGCGCGGCGCGTGGCGCGAGGTGCCCGAGAGCACGTGCGTGCGCATCGAGCAGGGCCGCGAGGAGCTGACCCCGTTCGCGCCCGTCGCCGCCGCGACCGCCTGA
- a CDS encoding MarR family winged helix-turn-helix transcriptional regulator: MTDADEPRWLTPGEQRAWVALAGTVIWLPATLDAQLQRDAGISHAEYQVLSWLSMSTDRTRRMSELADTANVTLSHLSRIVARLEQRSWVRRTPDPADGRYTLAILTEDGWRKVVASAPGHVAAVREHVFDQLTPTQVAQLEEIGAQIFRHLRPDCATGHVAPVDAAAEAASPGQSA, encoded by the coding sequence ATGACAGACGCCGACGAGCCCCGCTGGCTCACGCCCGGCGAGCAGCGCGCCTGGGTCGCGCTGGCCGGCACCGTCATCTGGCTGCCCGCCACGCTCGACGCCCAGCTGCAGCGTGACGCCGGGATCAGCCACGCCGAGTACCAGGTGCTCTCCTGGCTGTCCATGAGCACCGACCGCACACGCCGTATGAGCGAGCTCGCCGACACCGCCAACGTCACGCTGTCGCACCTGTCCCGGATCGTCGCGCGGCTCGAGCAGCGCTCCTGGGTGCGCCGCACGCCGGACCCCGCCGACGGCCGCTACACGCTCGCGATCCTCACCGAGGACGGGTGGCGCAAGGTCGTCGCCAGTGCCCCCGGTCACGTCGCCGCGGTACGCGAGCACGTGTTCGACCAGCTCACACCCACCCAGGTCGCCCAGCTGGAGGAGATCGGCGCGCAGATCTTCCGGCACCTGCGGCCCGACTGCGCGACCGGGCACGTGGCACCCGTCGATGCGGCGGCTGAGGCCGCGAGCCCCGGTCAGTCGGCGTAG
- a CDS encoding SulP family inorganic anion transporter encodes MDRGRFDRLLPGIATARRYERAWLRADLTAGLTLVALAIPAGMAYAQAAGLPPVTGLYATIVPLTVYALVGPSRVLVLGPDSSLAPMIAAAVLPLALGDPDRAVALAGTLALLMGAMLVIGRLLHLGFVTALLSKPIRVGYLNGIALVVITSQLPRLLGVSVPGGSIWEELGQTVQAVAAGELDVAATVLGVGSLAVIVLARMLRSPVPGIAIAVVAATVATAALGLADQVPVVGALPQGLPAPALAGVRSDDVLALVAPAAGIALIAFADTGVLSRTLAGVRGESVDGDREMGALGLANAATGLLGGFPVSSSASRTPVAVQAGARTQLVGVVAAAALVAFMVLVPGLTATLPTSALAAVVIAAASTFVDVRTFVRLVGMSRTEAALLLAAFLGVAFVGVLPGILVAIALSLADFVRHAWDPYRAELGSLEGVPGYHDLSRHPEGQRVPGLVIVRFDAPLFFANGDLFDTWVRDVVEGAPAPVHQVVVAAEPLTGVDSTAIDELVELDDHLARLGVDLVFAEMKGPVKDRLVRYGVGARFGPDHFFPTVHSAVREYRRTWHV; translated from the coding sequence ATGGACCGAGGGCGGTTCGACCGGCTGCTGCCCGGCATCGCCACGGCCCGACGGTACGAGCGCGCGTGGCTGCGGGCCGACCTCACCGCAGGGCTGACGCTCGTCGCCCTCGCGATCCCCGCCGGCATGGCCTACGCGCAGGCGGCCGGCCTGCCCCCGGTCACCGGTCTGTACGCCACGATCGTCCCGCTGACCGTCTACGCGCTCGTCGGGCCGTCCCGCGTGCTGGTGCTCGGACCCGACTCCTCGCTCGCGCCCATGATCGCCGCCGCGGTGCTGCCCCTCGCGCTCGGCGACCCGGACCGGGCGGTCGCGCTGGCCGGGACGCTCGCGCTGCTCATGGGCGCGATGCTCGTGATCGGCCGGCTGCTGCACCTCGGGTTCGTCACCGCCCTGCTGTCCAAGCCGATCCGGGTCGGCTACCTCAACGGGATCGCGCTCGTCGTGATCACCTCGCAGCTGCCCCGGCTGCTGGGCGTGAGCGTGCCGGGCGGCTCGATCTGGGAGGAGCTCGGTCAGACCGTCCAGGCGGTGGCGGCAGGCGAGCTCGACGTGGCCGCCACCGTGCTCGGCGTCGGCTCGCTCGCCGTGATCGTGCTCGCCCGCATGCTGCGCTCACCCGTCCCGGGCATCGCGATCGCGGTGGTCGCCGCCACCGTCGCCACGGCGGCGCTGGGGCTCGCCGACCAGGTGCCCGTGGTCGGCGCCCTGCCGCAGGGGTTGCCGGCACCCGCGCTCGCCGGCGTGCGGTCCGACGACGTGCTGGCCCTGGTCGCCCCCGCCGCGGGGATCGCGCTCATCGCCTTCGCCGACACCGGTGTGCTCTCCCGGACGCTGGCCGGCGTGCGCGGCGAGAGCGTCGACGGCGACCGGGAGATGGGCGCGCTCGGCCTGGCCAACGCCGCGACGGGACTGCTCGGCGGCTTCCCCGTCTCGAGCAGCGCGTCCCGCACCCCGGTCGCCGTGCAGGCCGGGGCCCGCACGCAGCTCGTGGGCGTCGTCGCGGCGGCGGCCCTGGTCGCGTTCATGGTGCTCGTCCCGGGGCTGACCGCGACGCTGCCGACCAGCGCGCTCGCCGCTGTCGTCATCGCCGCCGCCTCGACATTCGTGGACGTGCGCACCTTCGTGCGGCTGGTGGGCATGAGCCGCACCGAGGCTGCACTGCTCCTGGCGGCCTTCCTCGGCGTGGCGTTCGTCGGCGTGCTGCCCGGCATCCTCGTGGCGATCGCGCTGTCGCTGGCCGACTTCGTGCGGCACGCGTGGGACCCGTACCGCGCCGAGCTCGGCAGCCTCGAGGGCGTCCCCGGCTACCACGACCTGAGCCGGCACCCCGAGGGGCAGCGGGTGCCCGGTCTGGTCATCGTGCGGTTCGACGCACCGCTGTTCTTCGCCAACGGCGACCTGTTCGACACCTGGGTGCGCGATGTCGTCGAGGGCGCGCCCGCGCCCGTGCACCAGGTGGTCGTGGCCGCCGAACCGCTCACCGGCGTCGACTCCACCGCCATCGACGAGCTCGTCGAGCTCGACGACCACCTGGCCCGGCTGGGCGTCGACCTGGTGTTCGCCGAGATGAAGGGCCCGGTCAAGGACCGCCTCGTCCGGTACGGGGTCGGCGCACGCTTCGGGCCGGACCACTTCTTCCCGACCGTGCACAGCGCCGTCCGCGAGTACCGGCGCACCTGGCACGTGTGA
- a CDS encoding alpha/beta fold hydrolase: MNLLLIPGFWLDAASWAGVVPALEAAGHRVRALTLPGLGSVDEDRAGIGLADHIAAVVAEIDAIGAEDGPVVLVGHSGGGAIAHGAVDARPDRVAHVVYVDSGPLGDGGVINDELPVVGDEIPLPDWSVFDEADLTDLDDALRAHFRAIAIPQPARVASDKQVLHDPRRFDVPVTVIACEFPTSTLRDLIAQGHPYVAELARVHDATLVDLPTGHWPQLTRPADLGAAIVAALA; this comes from the coding sequence ATGAACCTGCTCCTGATCCCCGGATTCTGGTTGGACGCGGCCTCCTGGGCCGGCGTCGTCCCCGCGCTCGAGGCCGCCGGCCACCGGGTGCGCGCGCTCACCCTGCCCGGCCTGGGCTCGGTCGACGAGGACCGGGCGGGCATCGGTCTGGCCGACCACATCGCCGCGGTCGTCGCGGAGATCGACGCGATCGGCGCCGAGGACGGACCGGTGGTGCTGGTCGGGCACAGCGGTGGCGGCGCGATCGCGCACGGGGCCGTCGACGCACGGCCCGACCGGGTTGCGCACGTGGTCTACGTCGACTCCGGCCCGTTGGGCGACGGCGGCGTGATCAACGACGAGCTGCCCGTCGTGGGCGACGAGATCCCGCTGCCGGACTGGTCGGTCTTCGACGAGGCAGACCTCACGGACCTGGACGACGCCCTGCGCGCGCACTTCCGGGCGATCGCGATCCCGCAGCCGGCACGCGTGGCCAGCGACAAGCAGGTGCTGCACGACCCCCGGCGGTTCGACGTGCCCGTCACGGTCATCGCCTGCGAGTTCCCGACCTCGACGCTGCGGGACCTGATCGCGCAGGGACACCCCTACGTGGCCGAGCTCGCCCGCGTCCACGACGCGACGCTCGTCGACCTGCCCACCGGGCACTGGCCGCAGCTGACCCGACCGGCGGACCTGGGGGCGGCGATCGTCGCGGCGCTCGCCTGA
- a CDS encoding ABC transporter ATP-binding protein encodes MTTGTVLTIRELRKRYRGGSGVQANDGIDLDVDAGQVVGLLGHNGAGKSTLVNQVVGLVRPDSGTITLDGIDAVAQPHLARRRASIQAQANVPITGLTPRSAVQLVGRIRGGRRADVVRRTADLFDALDLGPWADTPAQKISGGVARLTAFAMTAVVPGRLVVLDEPTNDVDPVRRRLLWDQIRALADDGAGVLLVTHNVREAERVVDHLAILEHGTVIAADTPAGLTASLRGELTIELDLAPGAEPDWPDGVTPGRTSRLRALGTVVAASAADVVRWAQGRVETGAVERYALTPASLEDVYVRLVGTGHDTDTHDQDDPITRTPGAARTEVAA; translated from the coding sequence ATGACGACGGGGACCGTGCTCACCATCCGTGAGCTGCGCAAGCGCTACCGAGGCGGGTCGGGGGTGCAGGCCAACGACGGCATCGACCTCGACGTCGACGCCGGCCAGGTCGTCGGCCTCCTCGGCCACAACGGGGCAGGAAAGTCCACCCTGGTCAACCAGGTCGTCGGCCTCGTGCGCCCCGACTCGGGCACCATCACGCTCGACGGGATCGACGCTGTCGCCCAGCCGCACCTGGCCCGCCGCCGCGCCTCGATCCAGGCGCAGGCGAACGTGCCGATCACCGGCCTGACGCCGCGCTCGGCCGTGCAGCTCGTCGGACGCATCCGCGGAGGCCGACGCGCCGACGTCGTGCGCCGGACCGCCGACCTGTTCGACGCCCTCGACCTGGGCCCGTGGGCGGACACCCCGGCGCAGAAGATCTCCGGCGGGGTCGCCCGGCTCACCGCGTTCGCCATGACCGCCGTCGTCCCCGGTCGGCTCGTCGTGCTCGACGAACCCACCAACGACGTCGACCCCGTCCGACGCCGCCTGCTGTGGGACCAGATCCGCGCGCTCGCCGACGACGGCGCCGGCGTCCTGCTCGTCACCCACAACGTCCGCGAGGCCGAACGGGTCGTGGATCACCTCGCGATCCTCGAGCACGGCACCGTGATCGCCGCCGACACCCCCGCAGGCCTGACCGCCTCGCTGCGCGGCGAGCTGACGATCGAGCTCGACCTGGCCCCCGGGGCCGAACCCGACTGGCCCGACGGCGTCACGCCCGGTCGTACCTCACGCCTGCGCGCGCTCGGCACCGTCGTCGCCGCCAGCGCCGCCGACGTCGTGCGCTGGGCGCAGGGTCGCGTCGAGACGGGGGCCGTCGAGCGGTACGCGCTCACCCCCGCCTCGCTCGAGGACGTCTACGTCCGCCTGGTCGGCACCGGCCACGACACCGACACGCACGACCAGGACGACCCCATCACCCGCACACCAGGCGCAGCACGGACGGAGGTCGCAGCATGA
- a CDS encoding methyl-accepting chemotaxis protein — protein sequence MSTSPAARPRRSFSDLSVTVKFSAALLVAALVSVIIAALGIRALAGADQDFDSLKTENLGGLVLSAHFKESMLQMRLDATSQALALDPDAMDAYEQAVRDDETAAREALAAYVDLGQSGSTQEAADTITAELDAYSAIVYDQLFPLGRENRYAEWMTLRNDELVPHVKAIMDALSVIDEVETTEAEEATAAANAEYQRNRLISIVLTVGGLALALTLGLWVSRSIVRGLRRVQDVATALADGDLTVTADVRTGDEVGAMAGSLDAAVVNLRSLIATVEESSSSLAGAAEELSATTTQIASGAQETSAQAEVVSGAAGEVSGNVASVASGVEQMGASIREIAQNASQAAQVATQAVTAAQGSSATIARLGESSREIGNVVKVITSIAEQTNLLALNATIEAARAGEAGKGFAVVAGEVKELAQETARATEDIARRVEVIQADTEQAVSAIGGIAAIVDSISGFQDTIAAAVEEQTATTAEISRSVAEAAGGSEQIAQNISGVAAAAHLTTTSVDESRAGVADLARMSGDLSTLVARFRV from the coding sequence ATGTCGACATCGCCCGCCGCACGTCCCCGCCGGTCGTTCTCCGACCTGAGCGTCACCGTCAAGTTCTCCGCCGCGCTCCTGGTCGCCGCGCTCGTCAGCGTGATCATCGCGGCGCTCGGCATCCGAGCGCTGGCCGGCGCGGACCAGGACTTCGACTCGCTCAAGACGGAGAACCTGGGCGGGCTCGTGCTGTCCGCGCACTTCAAGGAGTCGATGCTGCAGATGCGGCTGGACGCCACCTCGCAGGCGTTGGCCCTGGACCCCGATGCGATGGACGCCTACGAGCAGGCCGTGCGGGACGACGAGACCGCCGCCCGTGAGGCGCTCGCCGCCTACGTCGACCTCGGCCAGAGCGGGAGCACGCAGGAGGCCGCCGACACGATCACCGCGGAGCTCGACGCGTACTCCGCCATCGTCTACGACCAGCTGTTCCCGCTCGGCCGGGAGAACCGCTACGCCGAGTGGATGACCCTGCGCAACGACGAGCTGGTCCCGCACGTCAAGGCGATCATGGACGCGCTGAGCGTGATCGACGAGGTCGAGACGACCGAGGCCGAGGAGGCCACGGCCGCCGCCAATGCCGAGTACCAGCGCAACCGCCTGATCTCGATCGTGCTGACGGTCGGCGGTCTGGCCCTGGCGCTGACCCTGGGCCTGTGGGTGTCGCGTTCGATCGTGCGCGGGCTGCGCCGCGTGCAGGACGTGGCCACGGCGCTGGCCGACGGCGACCTCACGGTCACCGCGGACGTGCGCACGGGCGACGAGGTCGGCGCGATGGCCGGCTCGCTGGACGCCGCCGTCGTGAACCTGCGCTCGCTGATCGCCACCGTGGAGGAGTCGTCCTCCTCGCTGGCCGGCGCCGCGGAGGAGCTGTCGGCGACGACGACGCAGATCGCCTCGGGTGCCCAGGAGACGTCGGCGCAGGCCGAGGTCGTCTCGGGCGCCGCTGGCGAGGTGTCCGGCAACGTCGCCTCGGTCGCCTCGGGGGTCGAGCAGATGGGTGCCTCGATCCGCGAGATCGCGCAGAACGCCTCCCAGGCGGCGCAGGTCGCGACCCAGGCCGTGACCGCGGCCCAGGGGTCCAGCGCGACGATCGCGCGGCTCGGGGAGTCCTCGCGGGAGATCGGCAACGTCGTGAAGGTCATCACGAGCATCGCGGAGCAGACCAACCTGCTGGCCTTGAACGCGACGATCGAGGCTGCGCGTGCCGGTGAGGCGGGCAAGGGCTTCGCGGTCGTCGCGGGTGAGGTCAAGGAGCTCGCGCAGGAGACGGCGCGTGCGACCGAGGACATCGCCCGGCGCGTGGAGGTCATCCAGGCCGACACCGAGCAGGCCGTCTCCGCGATCGGGGGGATCGCCGCCATCGTCGACTCGATCAGCGGCTTCCAGGACACGATCGCCGCGGCCGTCGAGGAGCAGACCGCGACGACCGCGGAGATCAGCCGGTCGGTCGCCGAGGCGGCAGGCGGCTCGGAGCAGATCGCGCAGAACATCTCGGGCGTCGCGGCCGCGGCGCACCTGACGACGACCAGCGTGGATGAGTCCCGGGCCGGTGTCGCCGACCTGGCCCGCATGTCCGGTGACCTGTCCACGCTCGTGGCGCGGTTCCGGGTCTGA
- a CDS encoding CotH kinase family protein: MPRTRTSRPASTALTTATTMALTSALLLGGCTTDDGERSATATDGLWDATAVHSIEVEVDDDAVAATIGTYLDSGEKEWISGDVTIDGETFSDVGLKLKGNSSLKQISTDTPAQDLPWRIRLDKFVDGQELDGWTDLVVRSSTSRTALNEFVALDLLEDADLASEQAIATRFSVNGGDETLRLTLQNLDDTWVEENFAGTEGTLYKADAEGDWSWRGEDGDYSTAFEVEAGEEDYAPLIALLDLVNNGTDEEVAQRLPELLDVESFARYLAFEELVDNFDDIDGPGNNSYLYVDSETGVATGVAWDHNLAFGASPAAGGAQGAGGAGSVRGGGEVPTDLPTDMPGGFPTDMPTDLPTEMPSDMPAGMPTDGPVGPGGDSAPDRPSGEGGAPGGAGAGGADTGGADTGGAAAGGDNPLVQRFLANADFTALYEQARTDLQADLYDSGVLEETVTRWQQVLEQGASDLVDSGTIASEAEQISAYAD; encoded by the coding sequence ATGCCACGCACCCGCACGTCCCGGCCCGCCAGCACAGCCCTGACCACCGCGACGACCATGGCCCTGACCTCGGCACTCCTGCTGGGCGGGTGCACCACCGACGACGGCGAGCGCAGCGCCACCGCGACCGACGGCCTCTGGGACGCCACCGCCGTGCACTCGATCGAGGTCGAGGTCGACGACGACGCGGTCGCGGCGACGATCGGGACCTACCTCGACTCCGGCGAGAAGGAGTGGATCAGCGGTGACGTGACGATCGACGGCGAGACGTTCTCCGACGTCGGCCTCAAGCTCAAGGGCAACTCCTCGCTCAAGCAGATCTCGACCGACACCCCGGCGCAGGACCTGCCATGGCGGATCCGGCTGGACAAGTTCGTCGACGGGCAGGAGCTCGACGGCTGGACCGACCTCGTGGTGCGCTCCAGCACGAGCCGGACCGCGCTCAACGAGTTCGTCGCCCTGGACCTGCTCGAGGACGCGGATCTGGCCTCCGAGCAGGCGATCGCGACCCGGTTCTCGGTCAACGGCGGGGACGAGACGCTGCGACTGACGCTGCAGAACCTCGACGACACCTGGGTCGAGGAGAACTTCGCCGGCACCGAGGGGACGCTCTACAAGGCCGACGCCGAGGGCGACTGGTCGTGGCGCGGTGAGGACGGCGACTACAGCACGGCGTTCGAGGTCGAGGCGGGCGAGGAGGACTACGCGCCCCTGATCGCCCTGCTCGACCTGGTGAACAACGGCACCGACGAGGAGGTCGCGCAGCGGCTTCCCGAGCTGCTCGACGTCGAGTCCTTCGCCCGCTACCTGGCCTTCGAGGAGCTGGTCGACAACTTCGACGACATCGACGGCCCCGGCAACAACTCCTACCTCTACGTCGACAGCGAAACCGGCGTGGCGACCGGCGTGGCGTGGGACCACAACCTGGCCTTCGGTGCTTCCCCTGCCGCAGGTGGCGCCCAGGGTGCCGGAGGTGCAGGGAGCGTTCGAGGCGGCGGCGAGGTGCCGACCGACCTACCCACGGACATGCCCGGCGGCTTCCCGACCGACATGCCCACCGACTTGCCCACCGAGATGCCCAGCGACATGCCCGCCGGCATGCCCACCGACGGACCCGTCGGCCCCGGCGGCGACAGTGCGCCCGACAGGCCGTCGGGCGAGGGCGGCGCTCCCGGCGGGGCGGGCGCGGGCGGTGCTGACACGGGCGGTGCTGACACGGGCGGTGCCGCGGCGGGTGGGGACAACCCGCTCGTGCAGCGCTTCCTGGCGAACGCGGACTTCACGGCCCTGTACGAGCAGGCGCGCACGGACCTGCAGGCCGACCTGTACGACTCGGGCGTGCTCGAGGAGACGGTGACCCGGTGGCAGCAGGTGCTCGAGCAGGGAGCGAGCGACCTGGTGGACTCCGGCACGATCGCGTCGGAGGCCGAGCAGATCAGCGCCTACGCCGACTGA
- a CDS encoding ABC transporter permease — MTAVRQLGLFAQWQLRRQAQFLPLLVIVQILLAITTILGYGLLIGEPDPQTALYLATGAPTITLITVGLVLTPQMLVTAKTEGSLDWLRTLPVPRWVFLAGDLLVWTLLALPGTVLGVVAGALRFDLTLSVAPWIVGAAVLVSLTAAAVGYAMASVLPAQLAMLMTQVLIFVVLLFSPVSYPADRMPGWLQQAHEWLPVEPMAQLMRTGLAQDTFDVPGRSLVVLAVWCVVSVAAASAALRRRA; from the coding sequence ATGACCGCGGTCCGCCAGCTCGGCCTGTTCGCCCAGTGGCAGCTGCGGCGCCAGGCGCAGTTCCTGCCCCTGCTCGTGATCGTGCAGATCCTCCTCGCGATCACCACGATCCTCGGCTACGGGCTGCTCATCGGTGAGCCCGACCCGCAGACGGCCCTCTACCTGGCCACGGGTGCCCCGACGATCACGCTCATCACGGTCGGCCTGGTGCTGACCCCGCAGATGCTCGTCACCGCCAAGACCGAGGGCTCCCTCGACTGGCTGCGCACCCTGCCCGTGCCGCGCTGGGTGTTCCTCGCCGGAGACCTGCTCGTCTGGACGCTGCTCGCGCTGCCCGGCACCGTGCTCGGCGTCGTGGCCGGCGCGCTGCGGTTCGACCTGACGCTGTCCGTCGCCCCCTGGATCGTCGGCGCCGCCGTGCTCGTCTCGCTCACGGCCGCCGCCGTCGGCTACGCCATGGCCAGCGTGCTGCCCGCGCAGCTGGCCATGCTCATGACGCAGGTGCTGATCTTCGTCGTGCTGCTGTTCTCCCCCGTCAGCTACCCGGCCGACCGCATGCCCGGCTGGCTGCAGCAGGCGCACGAGTGGCTTCCCGTCGAACCCATGGCGCAGCTCATGCGCACCGGGCTCGCGCAGGACACCTTCGACGTGCCCGGCCGGTCGCTCGTCGTGCTCGCGGTCTGGTGCGTCGTCAGCGTCGCGGCGGCGTCGGCCGCGCTGCGCCGCAGGGCCTGA
- a CDS encoding NADP-dependent oxidoreductase, giving the protein MRAARFHQFGEPQVLTVEDAPEPHAGPGEIRIRVAAASVNPIDWKLRAGHLEAVYPVPLPAIPGRDASGTVDEVGEGVTDVQVGDTVWGLGGLAATTAELAVLTAWAPVPSTWSLEQAAAAGLATATAAGALDALGDLQGRTLLIEGAGGGVGSAGVELAVARGATVIGTASERNHEFLRSLGAVPTTYGPGLADRVAALAPQGVDAAFDTAGSGSLADLVAIVGDAAQVVTVADYTAASLGARLVSAENDSTRLRAAAELGKNGAYTPRVERTFPLAEVADAHVYVQGGHTQGKVVVTL; this is encoded by the coding sequence ATGCGCGCAGCGCGCTTCCACCAGTTCGGCGAGCCCCAGGTGCTGACCGTCGAGGACGCCCCCGAGCCGCACGCCGGCCCCGGCGAGATCCGCATCCGCGTCGCCGCGGCCAGCGTCAACCCGATCGACTGGAAGCTGCGAGCCGGCCACCTCGAGGCCGTCTACCCCGTGCCGCTGCCCGCGATCCCCGGCCGCGACGCCTCGGGCACCGTCGACGAGGTCGGCGAGGGCGTCACCGACGTCCAGGTCGGCGACACCGTCTGGGGCCTGGGCGGCCTGGCCGCCACGACCGCCGAGCTGGCCGTGCTGACCGCCTGGGCACCCGTGCCGTCCACCTGGTCGCTCGAGCAGGCCGCAGCCGCCGGGCTGGCGACCGCCACCGCCGCGGGCGCGCTCGACGCGCTCGGCGACCTGCAGGGTCGCACGCTGCTCATCGAAGGTGCCGGCGGCGGCGTCGGCAGCGCAGGCGTCGAGCTCGCCGTGGCCCGCGGCGCGACCGTCATCGGCACCGCCAGCGAGCGCAACCACGAGTTCCTGCGCAGCCTGGGTGCCGTGCCGACCACGTACGGCCCGGGCCTGGCCGACCGGGTGGCCGCGCTGGCCCCGCAGGGCGTCGACGCCGCGTTCGACACCGCTGGCTCCGGCTCGCTCGCCGACCTCGTCGCGATCGTCGGCGACGCCGCGCAGGTCGTGACGGTCGCCGACTACACCGCGGCCTCGCTCGGGGCCCGGCTCGTCAGCGCCGAGAACGACTCCACGCGCCTGCGTGCCGCAGCCGAGCTCGGCAAGAACGGCGCCTACACGCCCCGCGTCGAGCGCACGTTCCCGCTCGCGGAGGTCGCCGACGCGCACGTGTACGTGCAGGGCGGCCACACGCAGGGCAAGGTCGTCGTCACCCTCTGA
- a CDS encoding HAD family hydrolase, producing MIVLWDLDGTLLLDTSPQGGESVFGQALKDVSGLDDVVVPDRQGKVDWQILDEMRRENQVGAELAGPLTTRFLELSEQWYTTPENACVAVPGVMDAVRAVHEHGWRNALITGNSKPRVRVKLASAGFDLDAFDWGHSFYGSIYPDRAALARAAQRAVPNGVLVGDTGGDGVAANAGGFAFVAVTTGGTSAKKLSKFGPVLTVDDWATQLEDFLATVKRLAK from the coding sequence ATGATCGTGCTCTGGGACCTGGACGGGACGTTGCTGCTGGACACCAGCCCGCAGGGGGGCGAGAGCGTGTTCGGGCAGGCGCTGAAGGACGTCAGCGGCCTCGACGACGTGGTGGTCCCCGACCGGCAGGGCAAGGTCGACTGGCAGATCCTCGACGAGATGCGTCGGGAGAACCAGGTCGGCGCCGAGCTGGCCGGCCCCCTGACGACGCGCTTCCTCGAGCTGTCGGAGCAGTGGTACACGACGCCGGAGAACGCGTGCGTCGCGGTGCCCGGTGTGATGGACGCGGTGCGGGCGGTGCACGAGCACGGCTGGAGGAACGCGCTGATCACCGGCAACTCCAAGCCGCGCGTGCGCGTGAAGCTGGCCAGTGCGGGCTTCGACCTGGACGCGTTCGACTGGGGTCACTCGTTCTACGGCTCGATCTACCCCGACCGTGCGGCGCTGGCCCGTGCGGCGCAGCGCGCGGTGCCGAACGGCGTGCTGGTCGGCGACACCGGCGGTGACGGCGTGGCGGCGAACGCCGGCGGGTTCGCGTTCGTGGCGGTGACCACGGGCGGGACGAGCGCGAAGAAGCTCTCGAAGTTCGGGCCGGTGCTCACGGTCGACGACTGGGCGACACAGCTCGAGGACTTCCTCGCGACGGTCAAGCGGCTAGCGAAGTAG